The genomic DNA AATTCAAGATATTTTACTCTTTTATCTTGCTGGCGCAGCTTTCTCACTAAATCACCGGAAGCATCTTTGCTTCCATCATTGACAAAGATTAGCTCCCAAGTGTAAGGAACGGTATTTAGGACCTCTTTCAATCGCTGGTATAATACTTGTATATTTGGCTCTTCATTATAGATTGGAATGACTACGGAGAGTTTTTTTTCTTTCATGCACACTTAAAGCAGTGCAAAACTAACGAGTTAGTTCTAATACACAAAGTAAGAGTAATGCAAAACTCATGATAGCAATAATTCCCGCAGGCATCAGTTTGCGTGTTTTGAAGTATCGCATTAAGCCAAAAACAAGGTTAATTACACTCAATAAGGTGGCTAAAATAACACCATATTGTACAGTAGTTTTGTCGTCACTAGCGATAAGAAATGTAGATAGGGCTAATAGTACGGCAAAAGCTGATCCTGCAA from Bacteroidia bacterium includes the following:
- a CDS encoding TMEM14 family protein, with the protein product MNTLAISTLIFAVFMLAGGYLGYVQARSKASLVAGSAFAVLLALSTFLIASDDKTTVQYGVILATLLSVINLVFGLMRYFKTRKLMPAGIIAIMSFALLLLCVLELTR